One genomic window of bacterium includes the following:
- a CDS encoding rhomboid family intramembrane serine protease: protein MMLGLGAQFACGALLDWASGDGPRWVQAGLGAGLVASFLVVMISGFKSLRLLQSGPVTLCVERMGLRLLTGNAESIAFLPHHEILSLEIRRFPFPAWFAGSGIGIPWSARLRHFDNPEDARNLIDEMRTRIGELPDGTAQLEALDKRNGSGSQVGTGWPRLSSAIVFVLASIAAFQFGLDAMDRESLVTLGANSGERMLQGEFWRPWTAGLLHGSFLHIAANSLWFLLVGLLLERLLGGARFALLIGLSSLAGCLVAALAHPGQVGIGASAGGMGAIGAWMGLHLWRRKELPGSLRLTGANLAWFLLMLVAAEFVVVTTGHVAHVGGFLAGLVLVPILLGRVPLHELHQRVPPALKAGALLVGLTYFAALGSILISAAGLSRG from the coding sequence GTGATGTTAGGCCTAGGGGCCCAGTTCGCCTGTGGTGCCCTCCTCGACTGGGCGAGCGGAGACGGGCCGCGTTGGGTCCAAGCAGGACTGGGGGCCGGATTGGTGGCCTCCTTTCTCGTGGTCATGATTTCCGGATTCAAGAGTCTCCGCCTGCTCCAAAGCGGCCCGGTGACGCTGTGCGTGGAGCGCATGGGGCTGCGGCTCTTGACCGGGAATGCTGAGTCCATCGCCTTTCTTCCGCATCACGAGATCCTTTCACTGGAGATTCGGCGGTTCCCGTTTCCCGCATGGTTCGCCGGATCCGGGATCGGCATCCCCTGGTCGGCTCGACTCCGTCACTTCGACAACCCGGAGGATGCCCGCAATCTGATCGACGAAATGCGAACGCGCATTGGAGAGCTTCCAGACGGGACAGCCCAGCTGGAAGCCCTGGACAAACGAAATGGCAGCGGTTCCCAGGTTGGAACAGGATGGCCCAGGCTCTCCTCGGCGATCGTCTTCGTGTTGGCGTCCATCGCCGCATTCCAGTTTGGACTCGATGCAATGGACCGTGAGTCGCTGGTGACCCTTGGTGCCAATTCAGGCGAGCGAATGCTGCAAGGCGAATTCTGGCGACCGTGGACAGCGGGACTCCTCCACGGAAGCTTCCTGCACATCGCCGCAAACTCGCTCTGGTTTCTCCTGGTGGGTCTTCTCTTGGAACGCCTATTGGGAGGAGCCCGCTTCGCGCTCTTGATCGGCCTCTCGTCTCTCGCCGGCTGCCTCGTCGCCGCCTTGGCGCATCCCGGCCAAGTCGGCATCGGCGCCTCTGCGGGAGGCATGGGCGCGATCGGAGCCTGGATGGGCCTCCATCTCTGGAGACGCAAGGAACTCCCGGGATCTCTCCGGCTCACCGGAGCGAACCTCGCTTGGTTCCTGTTGATGCTCGTGGCCGCCGAATTCGTGGTCGTCACCACCGGCCACGTCGCCCACGTGGGCGGCTTCCTCGCGGGCCTCGTCCTGGTCCCGATCCTGTTGGGCCGGGTTCCGCTTCACGAGCTGCACCAACGCGTGCCGCC
- a CDS encoding CPBP family intramembrane metalloprotease: MIRLLRFLVIANIGPLFEELLYRERMLDALASVDVPRGIRWIVTSLLFAIPHIQPWSILGTFLVGLALAFTYESTRCLGFCVALHVGLNLASMIPPQTAWGTLLALLSPAAFASGLRMARRIPIGMADAVAPA, translated from the coding sequence ATGATCAGACTTCTACGGTTTCTCGTGATCGCCAACATCGGGCCCCTCTTCGAAGAGCTTCTGTACCGGGAACGCATGCTCGATGCCCTCGCCTCCGTGGACGTTCCGCGTGGCATCCGCTGGATCGTGACCAGCCTGCTCTTCGCGATCCCTCACATCCAACCCTGGTCGATCCTCGGTACCTTTCTCGTCGGTCTGGCGCTCGCGTTCACCTACGAATCAACGCGCTGCCTCGGTTTTTGCGTCGCCCTTCATGTCGGGCTCAATCTTGCGAGCATGATCCCTCCCCAGACTGCGTGGGGAACGCTCCTCGCCCTGCTTTCGCCTGCCGCGTTCGCGTCGGGCCTGCGAATGGCCCGCCGAATCCCCATTGGAATGGCCGATGCCGTCGCACCTGCATAA
- a CDS encoding RHS repeat-associated core domain-containing protein gives MKQSKPTRRSPATRILAGVVAIAIGFLGCKPSGEPLAAAAGVIEFQRGAFVPFRFGVVNAVGGNLVVRRGDLSRDTRVGTQEIGATYNSASSSWLWNFDVTYDGATFVDASGATHDVTNLQDGDPIPGTFWVKVDASAIRWKGGLLLSFDASGRLANEHWTDGPYPRIEYQVQTVAGSLHTTAIQQCTAASTCTGLFAISYDGAGRVVGIDDLVGHQASFSWDASGRLVGARDGLDLAEGRPGWSYEYSGDLLVALLNSEGERIEIDFDGVRVEEIREIGEENPVHRFHYQPENGGLYRTRYWDPIGNERVFAFDSNRQLGHIERVQVGEIETWTWAEKRPTSYTAASGATTSWVWHDDDLTSELQPSGNVILHSYHPGGLNRKTPTRSAPATIQDSIGLVEQRSYDSLGRMVVQTMGAAEITQFAYNGDGSLASVTGPNGVMQSFSGYGLHGHATTVTVDGVPHSRVYDAVGNRLKGTAAGEPEQGGVWKRQYDADRNVRRIVLTPSGSGDIVIDVRSDGRPTRITRPAGEDHEMAYDLLGRLTSRREKVDGQWNDTTFEYEASGRQIASELPNGMRQEIDWDVAGRPNQMRAFRNAVLEGTTTFQYAAGQLVSTTDSMRGATESFVHDAAGRTVLVDHGDGTFTSHHYDLRSRRTGTQYVLGGQGLLRDLAFTYDLAGRETEVWDGQDRVIERIYGSGRIDEIRYGNGLSRVFSYDSGSGLLSGSTTTNSGGSVVESTSITRDVFSGILSGLRTIVDTSTSGGVSASTHEEFWLGPVDNPADPPTQSGKRMVAWSDGAANFRVFSHDAKSNMLFNGSSTFAYNTEGNRLLSKSVSGAVTHTFTYDAAGFAISRNGAALTWTANGRLASHGADTFQWDMAGRLLSATVSDTTTTRTFGGAVQADAAGLPTAIDLGEFAIDLTTGDRLYRHFDFRSNVKFTSDEQGATLAHYHYSPYGVERVYGATSDPVRFVGRAEIGELMILGFRIYDPAIGRFLSPDPIFQLINQYTYTFGNPVWFSDPDGTEGMSAAEFFDTLGDISQGIAAVALLFGNAAFTVTFGLLAALFHLIARTLAYLGEGVAVPASARAAASSGDGGDSGSDGGGGFKRGMFPRCRRNVARRVSRVAPAPSTPATSRSAHPASPQARLRRGAVGQTRRDDGREPDIQSQTHQPLAYWCVWRRAGLQTSRF, from the coding sequence ATGAAGCAATCGAAACCTACTCGCCGATCCCCCGCCACTCGGATCCTCGCGGGAGTCGTGGCCATCGCCATCGGCTTCCTCGGCTGCAAGCCCAGCGGCGAACCCCTGGCGGCCGCAGCCGGCGTCATCGAATTCCAGCGCGGCGCTTTCGTGCCATTTCGTTTCGGTGTCGTCAATGCGGTGGGCGGAAACCTCGTCGTGCGCCGCGGGGATCTCTCCCGCGACACACGGGTCGGTACGCAGGAGATCGGTGCGACGTACAACTCCGCTTCTTCGTCTTGGCTCTGGAACTTCGACGTGACCTACGACGGAGCAACATTCGTCGACGCGTCCGGAGCGACCCATGACGTCACCAACCTCCAGGACGGGGATCCGATTCCGGGCACCTTCTGGGTCAAAGTGGATGCTTCGGCGATTCGCTGGAAGGGTGGGCTTCTTCTCTCCTTCGACGCTTCTGGAAGGCTCGCCAATGAGCATTGGACGGATGGTCCCTACCCGCGCATCGAGTACCAGGTGCAGACCGTGGCCGGGAGCCTTCATACCACGGCGATCCAACAATGCACCGCGGCTTCGACCTGCACTGGCTTGTTCGCGATCTCCTATGACGGCGCGGGACGGGTCGTCGGCATCGACGATCTCGTCGGGCATCAGGCCAGCTTCTCATGGGACGCCAGCGGCCGTCTGGTCGGCGCCCGGGACGGGCTCGATCTTGCAGAGGGGCGCCCGGGCTGGTCGTACGAATACTCCGGCGACCTTCTGGTTGCCCTCTTGAACTCGGAGGGCGAACGGATCGAAATCGACTTCGACGGCGTACGCGTCGAGGAGATCCGTGAGATCGGAGAGGAGAACCCTGTTCACCGTTTCCACTATCAGCCGGAGAACGGTGGGCTCTACCGCACGCGCTACTGGGATCCGATCGGCAACGAGCGGGTCTTCGCCTTCGACTCGAATCGACAACTCGGCCACATCGAACGCGTCCAGGTTGGCGAGATCGAAACCTGGACCTGGGCCGAGAAACGTCCGACCAGCTATACCGCCGCCAGTGGCGCGACCACCTCATGGGTCTGGCACGACGACGATCTGACCTCGGAGCTCCAACCCTCGGGCAATGTGATTCTCCATTCGTACCACCCGGGCGGCCTCAACCGGAAGACGCCCACGCGGAGTGCACCCGCGACGATCCAGGATTCGATTGGCCTGGTCGAGCAGCGGAGCTACGACAGCCTGGGCCGCATGGTCGTGCAAACCATGGGCGCCGCGGAGATCACCCAGTTCGCCTACAACGGGGACGGCTCCCTCGCGAGCGTCACTGGCCCGAACGGAGTGATGCAGAGCTTCTCCGGCTACGGCCTGCACGGACATGCAACCACCGTGACCGTCGACGGCGTTCCGCATTCCCGCGTGTACGACGCCGTCGGAAATCGGCTGAAGGGAACCGCCGCGGGAGAGCCCGAGCAAGGCGGCGTCTGGAAGCGCCAATACGATGCGGACCGCAACGTGCGGCGGATCGTGCTCACTCCCTCCGGCTCGGGAGACATCGTCATCGATGTCCGGAGCGACGGCCGGCCGACGCGAATCACGCGACCTGCCGGCGAGGATCATGAAATGGCCTACGACCTGCTGGGCCGGCTCACCTCGAGACGCGAGAAGGTGGACGGCCAGTGGAACGACACCACATTCGAGTATGAAGCCTCGGGTCGCCAGATTGCCAGTGAACTTCCGAATGGAATGCGTCAAGAGATCGATTGGGACGTGGCCGGTCGGCCGAATCAGATGCGAGCGTTTCGCAATGCCGTGCTCGAGGGAACAACGACGTTCCAATATGCAGCGGGACAACTCGTTTCCACGACGGATAGCATGCGCGGCGCAACGGAGAGCTTCGTCCACGACGCAGCGGGCCGGACCGTTCTGGTGGATCACGGAGATGGGACGTTCACCTCGCATCACTACGACCTCCGATCGCGCCGGACGGGAACCCAATACGTATTGGGTGGGCAGGGGCTGCTTCGCGACCTCGCGTTCACCTACGATCTCGCCGGCCGGGAGACCGAGGTCTGGGACGGGCAGGATCGTGTCATCGAACGCATTTACGGGAGCGGGCGCATCGATGAGATCCGCTACGGAAACGGTCTCTCGAGGGTGTTTTCGTACGATTCGGGGAGCGGTCTGCTCAGCGGATCCACCACAACCAATAGTGGTGGTAGCGTCGTCGAATCCACGTCGATCACGAGAGATGTGTTCAGTGGAATTCTCAGCGGCCTCCGGACCATCGTCGATACTTCGACTTCGGGAGGTGTCTCAGCCTCGACCCACGAGGAATTCTGGCTCGGTCCTGTCGACAACCCTGCGGACCCGCCGACGCAATCAGGCAAACGAATGGTCGCGTGGAGTGACGGAGCCGCGAACTTCCGCGTCTTTTCGCATGACGCGAAGTCGAACATGCTCTTCAACGGCTCCTCCACCTTCGCCTACAACACCGAAGGAAACCGGCTGCTATCGAAGAGCGTATCGGGGGCGGTCACCCACACATTCACCTACGACGCCGCGGGCTTCGCCATCAGCCGCAACGGAGCGGCACTGACCTGGACGGCCAACGGCCGGCTGGCATCCCACGGCGCCGATACATTCCAGTGGGACATGGCGGGCCGCCTGCTTTCGGCGACCGTTTCGGACACGACGACCACCCGAACGTTCGGCGGAGCGGTCCAGGCGGACGCCGCTGGATTGCCCACCGCAATCGACCTGGGAGAGTTCGCGATCGATCTGACCACGGGCGATCGCCTGTATCGCCATTTTGATTTCCGGAGCAACGTCAAGTTCACATCCGACGAACAGGGTGCCACGTTGGCGCACTATCATTATTCACCCTACGGCGTGGAGCGGGTTTACGGTGCCACGAGCGATCCGGTCCGGTTCGTGGGACGTGCAGAGATCGGGGAGTTGATGATCCTGGGATTCCGCATCTACGATCCCGCGATCGGGCGCTTCCTGTCACCGGACCCGATCTTCCAGCTGATCAATCAGTACACGTACACGTTCGGAAATCCGGTCTGGTTCTCGGATCCGGATGGTACGGAAGGCATGTCGGCTGCGGAGTTCTTCGATACCCTTGGCGACATCTCTCAAGGCATCGCAGCGGTTGCATTGCTCTTTGGCAATGCTGCCTTCACCGTTACGTTCGGCTTGCTGGCAGCGCTCTTCCACCTCATTGCGAGGACTCTGGCGTACCTGGGTGAGGGCGTTGCCGTGCCTGCCTCCGCAAGGGCAGCCGCGTCCTCGGGAGACGGGGGTGACAGTGGATCCGACGGAGGGGGGGGATTCAAGCGGGGGATGTTCCCCCGTTGCCGCCGCAACGTTGCCCGGCGCGTCTCGAGGGTTGCTCCTGCTCCTTCCACTCCAGCTACTTCTCGGTCTGCTCATCCTGCGTCGCCGCAGGCGAGATTGAGGAGGGGCGCGGTTGGGCAAACTAGACGAGACGACGGCCGCGAACCGGACATCCAGAGCCAAACACATCAGCCCCTCGCCTACTGGTGTGTCTGGCGCCGCGCCGGGCTCCAGACATCCCGGTTCTGA